A single genomic interval of Candidatus Bipolaricaulis anaerobius harbors:
- the prfA gene encoding peptide chain release factor 1: MVSRVEEAEVELRRLEEELSQPGVVSRPDFADLSRRYARLREIVARGGDLRRLLSSIAEEEELLREETDDALREDLRRELERDRAKAEALSQELLRLFLPDSPSDRKNAIVEIRGGAGGEEAALFAAELFRMYSRYAERKGFTVRVMDTHPTPLGGMKQVVFAVEGEGAYGRLRYESGVHRVQRVPETEASGRIHTSTATVVVLPEAEEVEVEIRPDDLKMDTYRASGPGGQHMQKNETAVRITHLPTGIVVSCQDERSQHRNRELALRVLRAKLWEIQDHERAAELRETRRKQIGTGDRSEKIRTYNFPQARVTDHRIGLTVYRLAEILDGDLDPLIEPILAAEVAETLAD, translated from the coding sequence ATCGTTTCCCGGGTGGAGGAGGCAGAGGTTGAGCTGCGGCGGCTGGAAGAGGAGCTCTCCCAGCCGGGGGTGGTCTCCCGCCCCGATTTCGCTGACCTCTCCCGCCGCTATGCCCGTCTGCGCGAGATCGTCGCCCGGGGCGGGGACCTGCGGCGGCTCCTCAGCTCGATCGCTGAGGAGGAGGAGCTCCTCCGCGAGGAGACGGACGATGCCCTGCGCGAGGACCTGCGGCGGGAGCTGGAGCGCGATCGGGCGAAGGCGGAAGCCCTATCCCAGGAGCTCCTCCGCTTGTTCCTCCCCGACAGCCCGAGCGACCGCAAGAACGCGATCGTGGAGATCCGGGGCGGCGCGGGAGGGGAAGAGGCGGCCCTGTTCGCGGCGGAGCTCTTCCGCATGTACAGCCGGTACGCGGAGCGGAAGGGGTTCACCGTGCGCGTGATGGATACCCACCCCACCCCCCTGGGGGGGATGAAGCAGGTCGTGTTCGCGGTCGAGGGGGAGGGAGCGTACGGCCGGCTCCGCTACGAATCCGGTGTTCACCGCGTGCAGCGCGTCCCGGAGACAGAGGCGAGCGGCCGCATCCACACCTCCACCGCCACCGTGGTGGTCCTCCCCGAGGCGGAGGAGGTCGAGGTCGAGATCCGCCCCGACGACCTGAAGATGGACACGTACCGCGCCAGTGGCCCCGGCGGCCAGCACATGCAGAAGAACGAGACCGCGGTCCGCATCACCCACCTCCCCACGGGGATCGTCGTTTCCTGTCAGGATGAGCGAAGTCAGCACCGGAACCGCGAGCTCGCCCTGCGGGTCCTCCGGGCGAAGCTGTGGGAGATCCAGGACCACGAGCGGGCCGCGGAGCTGCGCGAGACCCGCCGGAAGCAGATCGGGACCGGTGACCGCTCGGAGAAGATCCGCACCTACAACTTCCCTCAGGCCCGCGTCACCGACCACCGCATCGGGCTCACCGTGTACCGCCTGGCCGAGATCCTGGATGGGGACCTCGATCCCTTGATTGAACCCATCCTCGCCGCCGAGGTTGCGGAGACGCTCGCCGACTAG
- the rpiA gene encoding ribose-5-phosphate isomerase RpiA, translating into MSDDDRLKREAAQRAVELVRSGMILGLGHGTTAHQALVRIAELLRAGTLRDIAGVPCSTQVEAEARKLGIPVTTLDEHPTLDLTIDGADEVDPNLNLIKGGGGALLREKVVAQASEREAIVVDEGKLSSALGTRSPLPVEVIPFGWKTHIPYLESRGAAVALRRAPAGEPFRTDQGNFILDCRFGPIRDPHGLARGLEARAGIVAHGLFLGLATDLFVAGPNGVRHLRRAT; encoded by the coding sequence ATGAGCGATGACGACCGACTGAAGAGGGAAGCGGCACAGAGGGCGGTGGAGCTCGTCCGGTCGGGGATGATCCTCGGCCTCGGGCACGGGACGACCGCCCACCAGGCCCTGGTCAGGATCGCTGAGCTTCTCCGCGCGGGCACGCTGCGGGACATCGCCGGTGTCCCCTGCTCGACCCAGGTCGAGGCCGAGGCGCGCAAGCTCGGGATCCCCGTCACCACGCTCGATGAGCATCCCACCCTCGACCTCACGATCGACGGGGCGGATGAGGTGGACCCCAACCTGAACCTGATCAAGGGCGGTGGAGGGGCGCTCCTCCGGGAGAAGGTCGTCGCCCAGGCGAGCGAGCGGGAGGCGATCGTGGTGGACGAGGGGAAGCTCTCCTCTGCCCTCGGGACGCGATCCCCGCTCCCGGTGGAGGTCATCCCGTTCGGGTGGAAGACGCACATCCCGTACCTGGAATCCCGCGGGGCCGCGGTCGCGCTGCGCCGTGCTCCCGCTGGGGAGCCGTTCCGAACCGACCAGGGGAACTTCATCCTCGACTGCCGGTTCGGGCCCATCCGCGACCCCCATGGCCTCGCCCGCGGGCTCGAGGCACGGGCGGGGATCGTCGCCCATGGCCTGTTCCTCGGCCTTGCCACCGACCTCTTCGTGGCCGGCCCGAATGGGGTACGCCACCTCCGGAGAGCTACCTGA
- a CDS encoding bifunctional acetate--CoA ligase family protein/GNAT family N-acetyltransferase: MSIRNLDKIFNPHRVAVIGASSNPGTVGYSVLRNMINASFNGVVYPVNPKRESVQGIQSYPDVASLPRTPDLAVICTPATTVPGLVRDCGAQGIRGLVILSAGFRETGAEGKALEGEVKAAAAEFEGMRIIGPNCLGIIVPRIGMNATFAAGHPADGNVAFVSQSGALCTSILDWAVEEGIGFSYFVSVGNMLDVDFGDLIDYFGEDEHTRSILLYIESVTEARKFMSASRAFARSKPILVYKAGRFAESAKAASSHTGAMAGEDAVYDAAFRRAGMVRVYEIGDLFDSAELLARIRPPSGSRLAILTNAGGPGVMATDALIARRGTLAPLAAETLAKLNEILPRFWSHGNPVDVLGDAPPERYAAALEILLADPNVDAVIAILAPQAVTDPTTTAHEVSAIATKSPKPVLAAWMGGRLMREGVELFNRAGVPTYATPDQAVEAFMHLVDYARNLELLYETPREIPVRFPLDQATIRTQVAPLLRKAEILSEADSKKVLAAYGIPVVQPLIAGTADEAVAAAKKAGYPVVLKILSPDITHKTDVGGVALGLHSDDEVRTSFARMLDEVRARRPKARLEGVTVQRMIDTSRGFELLVGAKKDPTFGAVLMMGMGGIAAEVYKDTTLALPPLNERLTRRRLESLQSWPLIEGYRGRPGADIDLLVETVMRVSYLVADYPEIKELDINPLVASPDEVVAVDARIVVDQEALKNPPRPYSHLAIRPYPEGYTRQATLRNGTKVLLRPIRPEDEPLWHEMLAVSSRESIRFRFRYLFKESTHQMAIPFCFIDYDREMAIVAEIEDGGRKRIVGVGRLVVGPDPTTAEYAVFVADPWQNQGLGGVLTDYCLEIARNWGVQVVTAETTPDNVRMIAIFQHRGFKIEHRTQDGVVLAQLLQGSPSP; encoded by the coding sequence GTGAGCATTCGCAATCTCGACAAGATCTTCAACCCCCACCGGGTGGCCGTGATTGGGGCGAGCAGCAACCCGGGCACGGTGGGCTATAGCGTTCTGCGCAACATGATCAACGCTTCCTTCAACGGCGTCGTGTACCCCGTGAACCCGAAGCGGGAGTCGGTCCAGGGCATCCAGAGCTACCCCGACGTCGCCTCCCTGCCGCGCACGCCGGACCTCGCCGTGATCTGCACCCCCGCGACCACGGTGCCAGGCCTGGTGCGGGATTGCGGGGCGCAGGGGATCCGCGGGCTCGTCATCCTCTCCGCCGGGTTCCGCGAGACGGGGGCGGAGGGGAAGGCGCTGGAGGGCGAGGTGAAGGCCGCCGCCGCCGAGTTCGAGGGGATGAGGATCATCGGCCCCAATTGCCTCGGGATCATCGTCCCCCGCATCGGGATGAACGCGACGTTCGCGGCGGGGCATCCCGCGGACGGGAACGTGGCGTTCGTCTCGCAATCGGGGGCGCTGTGCACTTCGATCCTCGACTGGGCGGTAGAGGAAGGGATCGGGTTCTCCTACTTCGTGTCGGTGGGGAACATGCTCGACGTGGACTTCGGCGACCTGATTGACTACTTCGGGGAGGACGAGCACACGCGCTCGATCCTCCTCTACATCGAATCCGTGACCGAGGCGCGCAAGTTCATGTCCGCATCGCGGGCGTTCGCGCGCTCGAAGCCGATCCTCGTGTACAAGGCGGGCCGGTTCGCCGAGTCGGCGAAGGCGGCGAGCTCCCACACCGGGGCGATGGCTGGGGAAGACGCGGTGTACGACGCCGCGTTCCGGCGGGCGGGGATGGTCCGCGTGTACGAGATCGGGGACCTGTTCGACTCCGCCGAGCTCCTGGCGCGGATCCGCCCGCCCAGTGGGTCGCGGCTGGCGATCCTCACCAACGCCGGGGGGCCGGGGGTGATGGCCACCGACGCCCTCATCGCCCGCCGGGGGACCCTCGCTCCCCTCGCCGCGGAGACGCTCGCCAAGCTGAACGAGATCCTCCCCCGGTTCTGGTCCCATGGGAACCCGGTGGACGTACTGGGGGACGCCCCCCCGGAGCGCTATGCGGCGGCGCTGGAGATCCTCCTCGCTGATCCGAACGTAGATGCGGTGATCGCAATCCTCGCCCCGCAGGCGGTGACCGATCCCACCACCACCGCCCACGAGGTGAGCGCGATCGCCACGAAGTCCCCCAAGCCGGTCCTCGCGGCGTGGATGGGGGGGCGGCTCATGCGCGAGGGAGTGGAGCTCTTCAATCGGGCCGGCGTCCCCACCTACGCCACCCCCGACCAGGCAGTGGAGGCGTTCATGCACCTCGTGGACTACGCGCGGAACCTGGAGCTCCTCTACGAAACCCCGCGGGAGATCCCGGTCCGGTTCCCCCTCGACCAGGCGACGATCCGCACGCAGGTGGCCCCCCTCCTCAGGAAGGCGGAGATCCTGTCCGAGGCGGACTCGAAGAAAGTCCTGGCGGCCTATGGGATCCCGGTGGTGCAGCCCCTCATCGCGGGCACTGCGGACGAAGCGGTGGCCGCGGCGAAAAAGGCGGGCTACCCGGTCGTGCTGAAGATCCTGTCCCCGGATATCACCCACAAGACCGACGTCGGGGGGGTGGCGTTGGGGCTTCACTCCGACGACGAGGTGCGCACGTCGTTCGCGCGGATGTTGGATGAGGTGCGCGCCCGCCGGCCTAAGGCGCGCCTGGAGGGGGTCACCGTGCAGCGGATGATCGATACCTCGCGAGGGTTCGAGCTCCTCGTGGGGGCGAAGAAGGATCCCACGTTCGGGGCCGTGCTCATGATGGGAATGGGGGGCATCGCCGCTGAGGTATACAAGGACACAACGCTGGCGCTCCCCCCCTTGAACGAACGCCTCACCCGGCGCCGGCTGGAGTCGCTCCAGAGCTGGCCCCTCATCGAGGGGTACCGCGGCCGGCCCGGCGCGGACATCGATCTCCTCGTGGAGACGGTCATGCGCGTCTCGTACCTCGTCGCCGACTACCCGGAGATCAAGGAGCTCGACATCAACCCCCTCGTTGCCTCGCCCGATGAGGTGGTGGCCGTGGACGCCCGCATCGTCGTAGACCAGGAGGCGCTCAAGAACCCACCCCGGCCCTACTCCCACCTCGCGATCCGCCCCTACCCCGAGGGCTACACCCGCCAGGCCACCCTCCGCAACGGGACCAAGGTCCTCCTGCGGCCGATCCGCCCCGAGGATGAGCCCCTCTGGCACGAGATGCTCGCCGTCTCGTCGCGGGAATCGATCCGGTTCCGGTTCCGGTACCTGTTCAAGGAGTCCACGCACCAGATGGCGATTCCGTTCTGCTTCATCGACTACGATCGGGAGATGGCGATCGTGGCCGAGATCGAGGACGGGGGGAGGAAAAGGATCGTCGGGGTGGGACGGCTCGTCGTGGGCCCGGACCCCACCACCGCCGAGTACGCGGTGTTCGTGGCCGACCCGTGGCAGAACCAGGGCCTGGGGGGGGTGCTGACCGACTACTGCCTGGAGATCGCCCGCAACTGGGGCGTGCAGGTGGTGACAGCGGAGACGACGCCGGACAATGTGCGGATGATCGCGATCTTCCAACACCGGGGGTTCAAGATCGAGCACCGCACGCAGGACGGGGTGGTCCTCGCCCAGCTCCTCCAGGGCTCGCCCTCGCCGTAG
- a CDS encoding replication-associated recombination protein A — protein sequence MEGLWQGRAPLAERLRPRNLGEVMGQRHLLGERGPLRALLEGDVAVPLVFWGPPGTGKTTVGRLIATHWGARFIQRSAALATVTEVREALLSSRDTWRRAGQRDLLFLDEVHRWNRAQQDVLLPFLEEGAILFIGATTENPSFALRSALLSRAQLFLFEPLSADELRALLARALADERGYGGRVSLEPEAGEFLIRHADGDARRLLTALETAVAALGEGKLSLAAVAEAVGKKAPRYDRAGEEHYNLISALHKSVRNSDVDAALYWLVRMLESGEDPRYVARRLVRMASEDVGLADPSALSLTVAAAQAVEQVGMPECALALVQAAAYLALAPKSNALYLAHHEVKRDVMETINEPVPFHLRNPVTEEMKDQGYGKDYRYAHDEPQGVAAMPSLPEGLRDREYYRPKDVGWEGRISKRLQALRALIRSRPRP from the coding sequence ATGGAAGGCCTGTGGCAGGGTCGGGCGCCCCTGGCGGAGCGGCTGCGGCCGCGCAACCTGGGGGAGGTGATGGGGCAGCGGCACCTCCTCGGGGAGAGGGGGCCCTTGCGGGCGCTCCTCGAGGGGGACGTGGCCGTCCCACTCGTGTTCTGGGGGCCGCCGGGCACAGGGAAGACCACGGTCGGCCGGCTCATCGCCACGCACTGGGGGGCACGGTTCATCCAACGCTCGGCGGCGTTGGCCACCGTGACCGAGGTCCGCGAGGCCCTCCTCTCCTCCCGCGACACGTGGCGGCGGGCCGGGCAGAGGGACCTCCTGTTCCTGGACGAGGTCCATCGCTGGAACCGCGCCCAACAGGATGTGCTCCTCCCGTTCCTCGAGGAAGGGGCAATCCTGTTCATCGGAGCCACGACCGAGAACCCGTCGTTCGCCCTCCGGTCCGCCCTCCTCTCCCGGGCCCAGCTGTTCCTGTTCGAGCCCCTGTCCGCGGACGAGCTGCGCGCCCTTCTGGCGCGGGCGCTGGCCGACGAGCGGGGCTACGGCGGTCGGGTCTCGCTTGAGCCCGAGGCCGGTGAGTTCCTCATCCGCCATGCCGACGGCGACGCACGCAGACTCCTCACCGCGCTCGAAACGGCGGTGGCGGCGCTCGGGGAAGGGAAGCTCTCGCTCGCCGCGGTGGCGGAGGCGGTGGGGAAGAAGGCCCCCCGCTACGACCGGGCGGGGGAGGAGCACTACAACCTGATCTCCGCCCTCCACAAGTCGGTGCGGAACTCCGACGTGGACGCGGCCCTCTACTGGCTGGTGCGGATGCTGGAGAGCGGGGAGGACCCGCGCTACGTCGCCCGGCGCCTGGTGCGGATGGCGAGCGAGGACGTGGGGCTCGCGGATCCAAGTGCGCTATCCCTCACCGTAGCGGCAGCGCAAGCCGTGGAGCAGGTGGGGATGCCGGAGTGCGCCCTGGCCCTCGTCCAGGCAGCGGCTTACCTCGCCCTGGCCCCGAAGTCGAATGCCCTCTACCTCGCCCATCATGAGGTGAAGCGCGACGTTATGGAGACGATCAACGAGCCGGTGCCCTTCCACCTCCGCAACCCGGTCACGGAGGAGATGAAGGACCAGGGCTACGGGAAGGATTACCGCTACGCCCATGACGAGCCGCAAGGGGTGGCGGCGATGCCGAGCCTCCCCGAGGGCCTGCGCGACCGGGAGTACTACCGCCCGAAGGACGTGGGATGGGAGGGCCGGATCTCAAAGCGGCTCCAGGCACTGCGGGCGCTCATCCGCAGTCGGCCCCGCCCGTAG
- a CDS encoding ubiquitin-like small modifier protein 1: protein MKVTVKLFGEFRAAAGADQIELDLPRGATCGEALRTLAEREPSLGELLFAGDALHDHLHVFVNGRNVVHDQGLATPLSPGDVVTFFPPLSGG, encoded by the coding sequence GTGAAGGTCACCGTGAAGCTGTTCGGGGAGTTCCGCGCCGCGGCGGGAGCGGACCAGATCGAGCTCGACCTCCCACGAGGGGCGACCTGTGGCGAGGCCCTCCGCACCCTGGCCGAACGCGAGCCCTCGCTCGGGGAGCTCCTCTTCGCGGGCGACGCTCTCCACGACCACCTCCACGTGTTCGTGAACGGCCGGAATGTGGTCCACGACCAGGGGCTCGCGACGCCCCTCTCCCCGGGCGACGTGGTGACCTTCTTCCCCCCCCTGAGCGGGGGATGA
- a CDS encoding ABC transporter ATP-binding protein, with product MAEVRLNEVTKKFGNFTAVDRVTLEVHNGEFVVLVGPSGCGKTTSLRMVAGLEDVTAGDIYIGERRVNDVPPKDRDIAMVFQNYALYPHMDVYNNMAFGLKLRKVPKKEIERRVHAAAELLGIKEKLKAKPRELSGGQRQRVALGRAIVRDPKVFLFDEPLSNLDAKLRVRMRAELAELHLRLKTTTVYVTHDQVEAMTLGQRVAVMKDGVVMQYDKPQTIYDRPANMFVAGFIGSPAMNFLEARLISEDGRLYVQGKGFKLVVPEERASDGLRAYVGRDVVFGIRPEDIRTPEMVHEEKAGRTFLGKVRVREPLGDEQIIYADVAGDEIVAKLDPRLAIEPGQDLTFVAMVERLHLFDKETERAIA from the coding sequence ATGGCTGAGGTTCGGCTGAACGAGGTCACGAAGAAGTTCGGGAACTTCACGGCGGTGGATCGGGTGACCCTCGAGGTCCACAACGGCGAGTTCGTCGTCCTCGTCGGGCCCTCCGGCTGCGGGAAGACGACGAGCCTGCGCATGGTGGCGGGCCTGGAGGACGTCACGGCGGGGGATATCTACATCGGTGAGCGGCGCGTGAACGATGTCCCCCCCAAGGACCGCGACATCGCGATGGTGTTCCAGAACTACGCTCTCTACCCCCACATGGACGTGTACAACAACATGGCGTTCGGGCTCAAGCTCCGCAAGGTCCCGAAGAAGGAAATCGAGCGGCGGGTCCACGCCGCAGCGGAACTCCTCGGGATCAAGGAGAAGCTCAAGGCCAAGCCGCGCGAGCTGTCGGGAGGGCAACGGCAACGGGTCGCCCTCGGGCGGGCCATCGTCCGCGACCCAAAGGTGTTCCTGTTCGACGAACCCCTGTCCAACCTCGATGCCAAACTGCGCGTGCGGATGCGGGCTGAGCTCGCCGAGCTCCACCTCCGCCTCAAGACGACCACCGTGTACGTGACCCACGACCAGGTCGAGGCGATGACCTTGGGACAGCGGGTGGCGGTGATGAAGGACGGCGTCGTCATGCAGTACGACAAACCGCAGACGATCTACGATCGCCCGGCGAACATGTTCGTCGCGGGGTTCATCGGCTCCCCGGCGATGAACTTCCTCGAGGCGCGCCTCATCTCCGAGGATGGGCGCCTCTACGTCCAGGGCAAGGGGTTCAAGCTCGTCGTCCCGGAGGAGAGGGCATCGGATGGGCTGCGGGCCTACGTGGGCCGGGACGTGGTGTTCGGCATCCGTCCGGAGGACATCCGCACCCCGGAGATGGTGCACGAGGAGAAGGCCGGCCGGACGTTCTTGGGCAAGGTGCGGGTCCGGGAGCCCCTCGGTGATGAACAGATCATCTACGCCGACGTCGCAGGCGATGAGATCGTGGCCAAGCTCGACCCCCGGCTGGCGATCGAGCCTGGCCAGGACCTCACGTTCGTGGCGATGGTGGAGCGGCTGCACCTCTTCGACAAGGAAACCGAACGGGCGATCGCCTGA
- a CDS encoding DUF488 family protein: MALRQTYLSMKSKLPPGAETVLVMRGRGNDDLAPAEELFHEFSELKGEFVPGCGYPSAIHYAWEKSDYERRFRSQIRANPRALARLKELADRATTRDIFLICYEGEDKPCHRHLLLEIAQEEFGAIVDPRPFRPAGDPNSP, from the coding sequence ATGGCGCTCAGGCAGACCTACCTCAGCATGAAGAGCAAACTCCCCCCCGGCGCGGAAACGGTGCTCGTGATGCGTGGCCGCGGGAACGATGACCTGGCCCCAGCGGAGGAGCTCTTCCACGAGTTCAGTGAGCTCAAGGGGGAGTTCGTCCCCGGCTGCGGCTACCCAAGCGCGATCCACTATGCGTGGGAGAAGAGCGACTACGAACGGCGCTTCCGCTCCCAGATCCGCGCGAACCCCCGCGCCCTGGCACGCCTCAAGGAACTGGCGGACCGCGCCACGACGCGCGACATCTTCCTCATCTGCTACGAGGGCGAGGACAAGCCCTGCCACCGCCACCTCTTGCTCGAGATCGCCCAAGAGGAGTTCGGCGCAATCGTGGACCCGCGGCCGTTTCGGCCAGCGGGAGATCCGAACTCTCCCTGA
- a CDS encoding PLP-dependent aminotransferase family protein, translating to MNPLYAERMKTARRSVIRELLKLTEQPNIISFAGGLPDPDTFPREFLAQVAADEIRNNPGKTLQYTTTEGKLPLREPLSRWFAEDGMRFSPDQILITSASQQGLDLIAKVFLDPGDVVLVELPTYIGAIQAFEAMQARLVGVELEDDGMDLDRLSDAIAAARRAGQTPKLIYVVPDFQNPSGVTWSEEKRRGLVEIASREDLVIVEDMPYRKLRFTGEPVPSVASLDPEGRVVVLFTFSKVLAAGLRLGALAGPREILEKVVTMKQATDLCTSSLTQRLAVRFFQDYDVEGHMRTIRDHYRMKCHAMLRALDRYMPRREGISWTKPEGGLFLWARFPDQLDTERMLPRALDHKVAYVIGAPFFVDGTGHNTMRLSFSSATTEQLEEGVRRLGQVVEEELASLRLSQRA from the coding sequence ATGAACCCGTTGTACGCGGAGCGTATGAAAACGGCGCGCCGGTCGGTGATCCGGGAGCTCCTCAAGCTCACCGAGCAGCCGAACATCATCTCGTTCGCGGGCGGACTCCCCGACCCGGACACGTTCCCCCGGGAGTTCCTCGCCCAGGTGGCCGCGGATGAGATCCGGAACAACCCAGGCAAGACCCTCCAGTACACGACCACGGAGGGCAAGCTCCCCCTCCGGGAACCCCTGTCACGATGGTTTGCGGAAGACGGGATGCGGTTTTCTCCTGACCAGATCCTCATCACGAGCGCGTCGCAGCAAGGGCTGGATCTCATCGCCAAGGTGTTCCTCGATCCAGGGGATGTGGTGTTGGTTGAGCTCCCCACCTACATCGGGGCGATCCAGGCGTTCGAGGCGATGCAGGCGAGGCTCGTCGGGGTGGAGCTGGAGGATGACGGGATGGACCTCGACCGTCTCTCCGACGCGATCGCTGCCGCCCGGCGGGCTGGGCAGACCCCGAAGCTCATCTACGTCGTCCCCGACTTCCAGAACCCGTCAGGGGTCACATGGTCGGAGGAGAAGCGACGCGGGCTGGTGGAGATCGCGAGCCGGGAGGACCTCGTGATCGTCGAGGACATGCCGTACCGCAAGCTCCGCTTCACGGGAGAGCCCGTGCCGTCCGTGGCCTCGCTGGACCCTGAGGGGCGGGTGGTCGTGCTGTTCACGTTCTCCAAGGTCCTCGCCGCTGGCCTGCGCCTGGGGGCGCTGGCCGGGCCGCGGGAGATTTTGGAGAAGGTGGTGACGATGAAGCAGGCCACCGACCTCTGTACCTCGTCCCTCACCCAGCGCCTCGCCGTCCGGTTCTTCCAGGACTACGACGTGGAGGGCCACATGCGCACGATCCGCGACCACTACCGGATGAAGTGCCATGCGATGCTCCGCGCCCTCGACCGCTACATGCCCCGCCGCGAGGGGATCTCATGGACGAAGCCCGAGGGGGGCCTGTTCCTGTGGGCGCGGTTCCCGGACCAGTTGGACACGGAGCGGATGCTCCCCCGCGCCCTCGACCACAAGGTGGCGTACGTGATCGGGGCCCCGTTCTTCGTGGACGGCACGGGCCACAACACGATGCGCCTCTCGTTCTCCAGCGCTACGACGGAGCAGCTGGAGGAGGGGGTTCGCCGCCTCGGGCAGGTGGTGGAGGAGGAACTGGCAAGCCTCCGCTTGTCACAACGGGCGTAG
- a CDS encoding phosphatase PAP2 family protein, with product MTAAHAFPFRRIGRRLDRWAERVWEWDEELMDIVSASRILRRLDPLLVVATYLGYGYLWGALALALIAFGTEGDQANVLIGLGVVITSVFLSQMTKSVSGRPRPQFSRHGFHHQFLTDASFPSNHTTVAFAMAYLILRLYPWWPNVVVLYIMAALIGLSRVYLREHFPLDIVGGALLGTCVAHGLLPLFARLVQ from the coding sequence ATGACCGCGGCCCACGCTTTCCCGTTCCGCCGGATCGGCCGCCGCCTCGACCGGTGGGCGGAGCGGGTGTGGGAGTGGGACGAGGAGCTGATGGATATCGTGAGCGCGTCGCGGATCCTGCGCCGTCTCGATCCCCTCCTCGTCGTGGCGACCTACCTCGGCTACGGCTACCTGTGGGGCGCGCTGGCCCTGGCCCTCATCGCGTTCGGGACGGAGGGGGACCAGGCGAACGTGCTCATCGGTCTGGGGGTGGTCATCACCTCTGTGTTCCTTTCCCAGATGACGAAATCCGTTTCCGGCCGGCCTCGTCCACAGTTCTCGCGCCATGGTTTTCACCACCAGTTCCTCACCGACGCCTCGTTCCCCTCCAACCACACCACCGTCGCGTTCGCGATGGCGTACCTCATCCTGCGGCTCTACCCGTGGTGGCCGAATGTAGTGGTGCTCTACATCATGGCGGCGCTGATTGGCTTGTCGCGCGTGTACCTGCGGGAACATTTCCCGCTCGATATCGTGGGGGGGGCGTTGCTCGGGACGTGTGTGGCCCATGGGCTCCTGCCCCTGTTCGCTCGGCTCGTGCAGTGA